One Myxococcus stipitatus DNA segment encodes these proteins:
- a CDS encoding HU family DNA-binding protein, whose protein sequence is MLKSDLINILVAKRGVTQKQAEATIETIFESMKDALCRGENIEIRGLGAFHVKHYQGYQGRNPKTGDVIPVKPKRGLLFRTGKELRDRVNRPAPQQAQSELPGSPESKSPGSTGTGL, encoded by the coding sequence ATGCTCAAGTCCGATCTGATCAACATCCTCGTGGCCAAGCGGGGCGTGACGCAGAAGCAGGCTGAGGCCACCATCGAGACGATCTTCGAGTCGATGAAGGATGCCCTCTGTCGCGGCGAGAACATCGAGATCCGCGGTCTCGGTGCCTTCCACGTCAAGCACTACCAGGGCTACCAGGGCCGCAACCCCAAGACGGGAGACGTCATCCCGGTGAAGCCCAAGCGGGGCCTGCTGTTCCGCACCGGCAAGGAGCTGCGCGACCGCGTCAACCGCCCTGCCCCGCAACAGGCCCAGAGCGAGCTGCCGGGCTCCCCGGAGAGCAAGAGCCCGGGCAGCACCGGCACGGGGCTCTGA
- a CDS encoding YhjD/YihY/BrkB family envelope integrity protein — MRLAPFPRSWLRAIQERAWAWVLRLWSPLEGTPVGRFATDTLLAARTVTQGFRGDNLRLRAAALTYISMFSLVPLLTVGLVLLNAFHQERFEERLRAVVREVLAPGVQEKSAAILNRLLEQSSSVAIGSVGFLAILLSAGSLLRHIDGAVNELWGIRRQRPWGIRLLIYAGLLLLGPVFLAASFTGTRAVRGVLQSLPYPGIFIALGTSLIAVVGLTLLYYWTPYAHVRVRSALAGGLVAGLGWMAAKSLYAEFAARSFRYNLLYASLSALPLFLAWVYVSWLLLLFGARLSYAVEHTAFRDSLFAFGTHPRAHELVASRIAQETTLTWVDGGQAPTPRELATRLRVPESLVHEVVDRMVDAGLLERLRRGGLRPARDPASLTLADTSLAVHGVMITGGDSWEGPKAAGFEQVERILQEADCLGVERLRRTRWTDLVSTLRPELAGLPPSEAPKVAASGNP, encoded by the coding sequence GTGAGGTTGGCTCCCTTCCCGCGTTCATGGCTCCGGGCCATCCAGGAGCGCGCCTGGGCGTGGGTCCTGCGCCTGTGGTCTCCACTGGAGGGCACGCCGGTCGGTCGGTTCGCGACGGATACGCTGCTCGCGGCGCGCACGGTGACGCAGGGGTTCCGGGGGGACAACCTCCGCCTGCGTGCCGCGGCGCTGACCTACATCAGCATGTTCTCGCTGGTGCCGCTGCTGACGGTCGGCCTGGTGCTGCTGAACGCCTTCCACCAGGAGCGCTTCGAGGAGCGGCTGCGCGCGGTCGTCCGCGAGGTGCTCGCCCCCGGCGTGCAGGAGAAGTCCGCCGCCATCCTCAACCGCCTGCTGGAACAGAGCAGCTCCGTCGCCATCGGCAGCGTGGGCTTCCTGGCCATCCTCCTGTCGGCGGGCTCCCTGCTGCGCCACATCGACGGCGCGGTGAACGAGCTGTGGGGCATCCGGCGCCAGCGCCCCTGGGGCATCCGCCTGCTCATCTACGCGGGGCTGCTCCTGCTCGGCCCCGTGTTCCTGGCCGCATCCTTCACGGGGACCCGCGCGGTCCGGGGCGTGCTCCAGAGCCTGCCCTACCCCGGCATCTTCATCGCGCTCGGCACCAGCCTCATCGCCGTGGTGGGCCTGACGTTGCTGTACTACTGGACCCCCTACGCGCACGTCCGCGTACGCTCGGCCCTCGCGGGCGGTCTCGTCGCGGGCCTCGGGTGGATGGCCGCCAAGTCCCTCTACGCCGAATTCGCCGCGCGCAGCTTCCGCTACAACCTGCTCTACGCCTCGCTGAGCGCCCTGCCGCTCTTCCTCGCGTGGGTGTACGTCAGCTGGCTGCTGCTCCTGTTCGGCGCCCGCCTCTCCTACGCCGTGGAGCACACCGCGTTCCGCGACTCGCTCTTCGCCTTCGGCACCCACCCGCGCGCCCATGAGCTGGTCGCATCCCGCATCGCCCAGGAGACGACGCTGACCTGGGTCGACGGGGGACAGGCCCCCACGCCCCGGGAGCTTGCGACCCGGCTGCGGGTCCCCGAGTCGCTCGTCCACGAGGTCGTCGACCGCATGGTCGACGCGGGCCTCCTGGAGCGCCTGCGACGAGGCGGGCTGCGCCCCGCCCGGGACCCGGCCTCGCTCACCCTCGCGGACACCTCGCTCGCCGTGCACGGGGTGATGATCACCGGCGGCGACTCCTGGGAGGGGCCCAAGGCCGCGGGCTTCGAGCAGGTGGAGCGCATCCTCCAGGAGGCGGACTGCCTCGGCGTCGAACGCCTGCGCCGCACCCGCTGGACGGACCTCGTCTCGACCCTGCGTCCGGAGCTGGCCGGGCTCCCTCCCTCGGAGGCCCCCAAGGTGGCGGCCAGCGGAAATCCGTAA
- a CDS encoding Rne/Rng family ribonuclease, producing the protein MSSILVINAAGRETRVALVENGHIAEFYLERKKDKGVVGNIYKGRVVRVLPGMQAAFVDIGLEKAAFLYVSDVVYDPDFARAQFELTEGEHEDAPDVPSESEVEAAEMAAHDHGHPTEAEVEAEELSAEAAARAESLPHDTLVEMAANAPAVAPDEAGAEAPSQGSPDAVAAPEAGAPAPEAAPVAVAVLEATVTTVTEGAAGEAPVSEEAATMAMVMLPPEPPPHAASALSELIPAPQGEGAPAVAARPAEVSGERRAPREAREAREPRNREGREKDKGRHKEEKRRGKGEEEKAKPRRTDKIEDLLKVGQEVVVQISKDPIGTKGARLTSHISIPGRQLVFMPTVDHVGISRRISNEKERRRLREIVDRLRPPGTGFIVRTVAENVPQEKLESDIRFLIEVWNQVVRKNEKRGGPGLLHPDLDLILRATRDLFAHDVEKLVVDDREEYERILGFVTAQDPALRDRVALHEGDDTVFDAYGIEQELQRATQRKVWLKSGGYLIIDQAEALTAIDVNSGRYVGKKSLEETITKINVEAAKEIVYQLRLRNIGGIIICDFIDMEKAQNRDKVFKALQEALGRDKAKTNVLRISELGLVEMTRKRVRESIGRVLHEDCPYCDGNGFVKTATTVAYEIFREIRREAPGYKDSTLVINCNAEVARLLQGEERNELRHLMDRYNKSIQVKAQQNYHREQYDIYGRSATGPEHKVASSPGSGDGELAMQQRKPDSGGYGRQEQGRRGGGDRGGRDRDRGERRDDRRDGRRGGGDRGGDRPRGERGGERGGGERGERGGGERGGGERGGERGGGERGERGGGERGGGGERGERHERGDRRGERGGRPSEQGGERGERGGQQGGERGERGGQQGGERGERGGQQGERGGQSGGESAGGATPPATSSGSSQGGGSESSGGGTA; encoded by the coding sequence ATGAGCAGCATCCTGGTCATCAACGCCGCGGGGCGCGAGACGCGCGTGGCGCTCGTCGAGAACGGGCACATCGCGGAGTTCTATCTCGAGCGTAAGAAGGACAAGGGCGTCGTCGGAAACATCTACAAGGGTCGCGTCGTCCGGGTGCTCCCGGGCATGCAGGCGGCCTTCGTGGACATCGGCCTGGAGAAGGCCGCGTTCCTCTACGTCAGCGACGTGGTCTACGACCCGGACTTCGCGCGCGCGCAGTTCGAGCTGACCGAGGGCGAGCACGAGGACGCCCCGGACGTGCCCTCCGAGTCGGAGGTCGAGGCCGCGGAGATGGCCGCGCACGACCACGGGCACCCGACCGAGGCGGAGGTGGAGGCGGAGGAGCTGTCGGCCGAGGCCGCCGCGCGCGCCGAGTCCCTGCCCCACGACACGCTGGTGGAGATGGCTGCCAACGCGCCGGCGGTGGCGCCGGACGAGGCGGGCGCCGAGGCTCCCTCGCAGGGAAGCCCCGACGCGGTCGCGGCCCCCGAGGCAGGCGCCCCCGCGCCGGAGGCGGCCCCCGTGGCCGTCGCGGTGCTGGAGGCGACGGTGACCACCGTGACGGAGGGCGCCGCGGGCGAGGCCCCCGTGTCGGAGGAGGCCGCGACGATGGCGATGGTGATGCTGCCTCCCGAACCGCCTCCGCACGCGGCCTCGGCGTTGAGCGAGCTCATCCCCGCGCCCCAGGGCGAGGGCGCGCCAGCCGTGGCCGCCCGGCCTGCGGAGGTCTCCGGCGAGCGCCGCGCCCCGCGCGAGGCTCGCGAGGCCCGTGAGCCGCGCAACCGCGAGGGCCGGGAGAAGGACAAGGGTCGGCACAAGGAAGAGAAGCGCCGTGGCAAGGGCGAGGAGGAGAAAGCCAAGCCGCGCCGGACGGACAAGATCGAGGACCTGTTGAAGGTGGGCCAGGAGGTGGTGGTCCAGATTTCCAAGGACCCCATCGGCACCAAGGGCGCGCGCCTCACCTCGCACATCTCGATTCCGGGTCGTCAGCTGGTGTTCATGCCCACGGTGGACCACGTGGGCATCAGCCGCCGCATCTCCAACGAGAAGGAGCGCCGGCGGCTGCGTGAAATCGTGGACCGGCTGCGTCCGCCCGGGACGGGCTTCATCGTGCGCACGGTGGCGGAGAACGTGCCGCAGGAGAAGCTGGAGAGCGACATCCGGTTCCTCATCGAGGTGTGGAACCAGGTCGTCCGCAAGAACGAGAAGCGGGGCGGCCCGGGCCTCTTGCATCCGGACCTGGACCTCATCCTGCGCGCGACGCGCGACCTGTTCGCGCACGACGTGGAGAAGCTCGTCGTCGACGACCGGGAGGAGTACGAGCGCATCCTCGGCTTCGTCACCGCGCAGGACCCGGCGCTGAGGGACCGCGTGGCGCTGCACGAGGGCGACGACACCGTCTTCGACGCGTACGGCATCGAGCAGGAGCTGCAGCGCGCCACCCAGCGCAAGGTGTGGCTGAAGAGCGGCGGCTACCTCATCATCGACCAGGCCGAGGCCCTCACGGCCATCGACGTCAACTCGGGGCGCTACGTCGGCAAGAAGAGCCTCGAGGAGACCATCACCAAGATCAACGTCGAGGCGGCCAAGGAGATCGTCTACCAGCTGCGGCTGCGCAACATCGGCGGCATCATCATCTGCGACTTCATCGACATGGAGAAGGCGCAGAACCGGGACAAGGTCTTCAAGGCGCTCCAGGAGGCGCTGGGCCGCGACAAGGCGAAGACGAACGTGCTGCGCATCTCCGAGCTGGGCCTCGTGGAGATGACGCGCAAGCGCGTGCGCGAGTCCATTGGCCGGGTGCTGCACGAGGACTGCCCGTACTGCGACGGCAACGGCTTCGTGAAGACGGCCACGACGGTGGCGTACGAAATCTTCCGTGAGATTCGCCGCGAGGCGCCCGGCTACAAGGACTCCACGCTGGTCATCAACTGCAACGCGGAGGTGGCGCGCCTGCTCCAGGGCGAGGAGCGCAACGAGCTGCGGCACCTGATGGACCGGTACAACAAGTCCATCCAGGTCAAGGCGCAGCAGAACTACCACCGCGAGCAGTACGACATCTACGGGCGCTCGGCGACGGGCCCCGAGCACAAGGTGGCCTCGTCCCCGGGCTCCGGAGACGGCGAGCTGGCCATGCAGCAGCGCAAGCCGGACAGCGGCGGCTACGGGCGCCAGGAGCAGGGTCGGCGCGGCGGCGGTGACCGGGGTGGCAGGGACCGCGACCGTGGTGAGCGGCGTGACGACCGCCGCGATGGTCGACGCGGCGGTGGCGACAGGGGCGGAGACCGGCCCCGGGGCGAGCGCGGTGGCGAGCGCGGCGGTGGTGAACGCGGCGAGCGCGGTGGAGGCGAGCGCGGCGGCGGTGAGCGCGGTGGTGAGCGCGGCGGCGGTGAACGTGGCGAGCGCGGTGGTGGCGAGCGTGGCGGCGGTGGTGAGCGCGGCGAGCGGCACGAGCGGGGCGACCGTCGTGGAGAGCGCGGTGGCCGTCCGAGCGAGCAAGGCGGCGAGCGGGGCGAGCGCGGCGGTCAGCAGGGCGGTGAGCGGGGCGAGCGCGGCGGTCAGCAGGGCGGTGAGCGGGGCGAGCGCGGCGGTCAGCAGGGCGAGCGTGGCGGCCAGTCGGGTGGAGAGTCCGCTGGCGGCGCGACGCCTCCCGCGACCTCTTCGGGCTCGTCCCAGGGCGGTGGCTCGGAGTCCTCGGGTGGCGGCACGGCCTGA
- a CDS encoding DUF3052 family protein encodes MTPYALASLPAMLGIRAGSKVSVINPPRGFVQKLNPLPDGVEFLITAQTGLDVILFFSHDAQELVQRLPALARAMALTGGIWVCWPGGEGIKTSLSEDFVRQAALDIGLVDNKICLIDETWTGLRLVRRPRGRLDKPEGRKQAPAQA; translated from the coding sequence ATGACGCCCTACGCGCTGGCCTCGCTGCCGGCCATGCTGGGCATCCGGGCCGGGTCCAAGGTATCCGTCATCAACCCGCCGCGCGGATTCGTCCAGAAGCTCAACCCCCTGCCGGACGGCGTGGAGTTCCTCATCACCGCCCAGACGGGCCTGGACGTCATCCTCTTCTTCTCCCACGACGCCCAGGAGCTGGTGCAGCGGCTGCCCGCGCTGGCGCGCGCCATGGCGCTCACCGGCGGCATCTGGGTGTGCTGGCCCGGCGGCGAGGGCATCAAGACGAGCCTCTCCGAGGACTTCGTGCGCCAGGCGGCGCTCGACATCGGCCTGGTCGACAACAAGATCTGCCTCATCGACGAGACGTGGACCGGCCTGCGGCTGGTGCGCCGGCCCCGGGGCCGGCTGGACAAGCCCGAGGGTCGCAAGCAGGCCCCCGCCCAGGCATAG
- a CDS encoding acylphosphatase: MGSINGARRVTLRIQGKVQGVFFRESARVEASRLGLTGWVRNRSDGSVEAVVEGEAQKLEEFIGWCHRGPAQARVDGVGRTDGEATGEFSHFIVERTS, encoded by the coding sequence GTGGGTTCCATCAACGGCGCGCGGCGGGTGACGCTGCGCATCCAGGGCAAGGTCCAGGGCGTCTTCTTCCGGGAGAGCGCCCGCGTCGAGGCATCCCGGCTGGGGCTGACCGGCTGGGTGCGCAACCGCTCGGACGGCTCGGTGGAGGCGGTGGTGGAAGGCGAGGCGCAGAAGCTGGAAGAGTTCATCGGCTGGTGTCATCGCGGTCCAGCCCAGGCGCGCGTCGACGGCGTCGGGCGCACGGACGGCGAGGCCACCGGCGAGTTCAGTCACTTCATCGTGGAGCGCACATCATGA
- the ligA gene encoding NAD-dependent DNA ligase LigA produces the protein MDDFKTAEARARELRRELAHHNHRYYVLDSPEISDAQYDTLMRELQALEDAHPSLRTPDSPTQRVGGKAADEFGEVVHRVPMLSLANIFEDEGLVEFDERIRKMLGTAAITYVCEPKLDGLAIALRYEQGRFVQGATRGDGTTGEDVTGNLRTIRSLPMELFPQDGVKVPAVLEVRGEVFIRKVDFQKLNEKREEEGEPLFANPRNAAAGSLRQLDPKETAARPLSVYLYECVPSEGVPAFKSHVEKLEYLKALGLPINRYVRAQGLDGVRQAHDASLKGRHELPFEVDGMVVKVDDEDQRRRLGQVSKSPRWAVAYKFPPEEESTEVLDIGIQVGRTGALTPVAHLKPVKVGGVTVARATLHNEDELRRKDVRKGDTVFVRRAGDVIPEIVSTVLSKRPADSRPFEFPQHCPVCGAAAVKDEDGAIIRCTGASCPAQLVEKIRHFASRIAMDIEGLGDKLAAQLVATGEVKTFADLYALTKARLLKLERMGDKSAENLLASVDRSKQTTQRRFLYSLGIRHVGDATAKALAEAFPDVRQLFTASLEDITRVKDVGPVMAQVIHAFFQEPQNRDAIEALLRAGVSPAPPQVSTNGPFVGKTVVLTGSMTGMTREQAKEEVERRGGKVAGSVSRKTDFVVAGEDAGSKLKKAQELGVRILDEEAFVQLLQTDARG, from the coding sequence GTGGACGACTTCAAGACCGCCGAAGCCCGAGCCCGCGAGCTCCGCCGTGAGCTGGCCCACCACAACCACCGCTACTACGTCCTCGACTCGCCGGAGATCAGCGACGCGCAATACGACACGCTGATGCGCGAGCTGCAGGCGCTCGAGGACGCGCACCCGTCCCTGCGGACGCCGGACTCGCCCACCCAGCGCGTGGGCGGCAAGGCGGCGGACGAGTTCGGCGAGGTCGTCCACCGCGTGCCCATGCTGTCGCTGGCGAACATCTTCGAGGACGAGGGCCTCGTGGAGTTCGACGAGCGCATCCGCAAGATGCTGGGCACGGCGGCCATCACGTACGTCTGCGAGCCCAAGCTGGACGGGCTCGCCATCGCCCTGCGCTACGAGCAGGGCCGCTTCGTCCAGGGCGCCACGCGCGGCGACGGCACCACGGGCGAGGACGTCACCGGCAACCTGCGCACCATCCGCAGCCTGCCCATGGAGCTGTTCCCGCAGGACGGGGTGAAGGTGCCCGCGGTGCTGGAGGTGCGCGGCGAGGTCTTCATCCGCAAGGTGGACTTCCAGAAGCTCAACGAGAAGCGCGAGGAGGAGGGCGAGCCGCTCTTCGCCAACCCGCGCAACGCGGCGGCCGGCAGCCTGCGCCAGCTGGACCCGAAGGAGACCGCCGCGCGTCCGCTCTCCGTCTACCTCTACGAATGCGTCCCCTCCGAGGGCGTGCCCGCCTTCAAGTCGCACGTCGAGAAGCTGGAGTACCTGAAGGCGCTGGGCCTGCCCATCAACCGCTACGTGCGCGCGCAGGGGCTGGACGGCGTGCGCCAGGCCCATGACGCCTCCTTGAAGGGCCGCCACGAGCTGCCCTTCGAGGTGGACGGCATGGTGGTGAAGGTGGACGACGAGGACCAGCGCCGCCGGCTGGGCCAGGTGTCCAAGAGCCCGCGCTGGGCGGTGGCGTACAAGTTCCCGCCGGAGGAGGAGTCCACGGAGGTGCTCGACATCGGCATCCAGGTGGGCCGCACCGGGGCGCTGACGCCGGTGGCGCACCTCAAGCCGGTGAAGGTGGGCGGCGTCACGGTGGCGCGCGCCACGCTGCACAACGAGGACGAGCTGCGCCGCAAGGACGTGCGCAAGGGCGACACCGTCTTCGTGCGCCGCGCCGGCGACGTGATTCCCGAAATCGTCTCCACCGTGCTGTCCAAGCGCCCCGCGGACTCGCGGCCCTTCGAGTTCCCCCAGCACTGCCCGGTGTGCGGCGCGGCGGCGGTGAAGGACGAGGACGGCGCCATCATCCGGTGCACGGGCGCGTCCTGCCCCGCGCAGCTGGTGGAGAAGATCCGCCACTTCGCCAGCCGCATCGCCATGGACATCGAGGGGCTGGGCGACAAGCTCGCCGCGCAGCTGGTCGCCACCGGCGAGGTGAAGACGTTCGCGGACCTGTACGCGCTCACCAAGGCGCGCCTGTTGAAGCTCGAGCGCATGGGGGACAAGAGCGCGGAGAACCTGCTGGCCTCCGTGGACCGCTCCAAGCAGACCACGCAGCGGCGCTTCCTGTACTCGCTGGGCATCCGCCACGTGGGGGACGCCACCGCCAAGGCGTTGGCGGAGGCCTTCCCGGACGTGCGGCAGCTGTTCACCGCGTCGCTGGAGGACATCACCCGGGTCAAGGACGTGGGCCCCGTCATGGCGCAGGTCATCCACGCCTTCTTCCAGGAGCCGCAGAACCGCGACGCCATCGAGGCGCTGCTGCGCGCGGGCGTCTCCCCCGCCCCCCCCCAGGTCAGCACGAACGGGCCGTTCGTCGGAAAGACGGTGGTGCTCACCGGCTCGATGACGGGTATGACTCGGGAACAGGCGAAGGAGGAGGTGGAGCGTCGGGGCGGGAAGGTGGCGGGAAGTGTCTCGCGCAAGACCGATTTCGTCGTGGCCGGCGAGGATGCCGGCAGCAAGCTGAAGAAGGCCCAGGAACTCGGGGTAAGAATCCTGGATGAGGAGGCGTTCGTGCAGCTCTTGCAGACCGACGCCCGAGGGTGA
- the rho gene encoding transcription termination factor Rho, which produces MRKARTSREKAADVAAPVEADDKPRRKRAAAKTTDREEEKPTRTRRARRDEDTPAEEAESAEVSAEAPRPVLTPISRPVRDDDLQEARISGGDEQPAASLPPAPEAPESPAITEVPRGDGAPMQVIKLNDLKRMKITDLAKMAHDVGIEGYQGLKKQDLIFALLGGIADKRFEVHAEGVMELLSDGFGFLRSADSDYQPSPDDIYVSPSQVRRFNLRPGDTVTGPIRQPREGERFFALQKVDKVNFADPMSDAARERILFDNLTPLYPTRKLKLEHESSEMTTRIIDMFCPIGLGQRCLIVAPPKAGKTVLLQNIAHAISRNHPDVYLIVLLVDERPEEVTDMERSVRGEVVSSTFDEPATRHVQVAEMVIDKAKRLVEQKYDVCILLDSITRLARAYNTVVPASGKILSGGVDANALHKPKRFFGAARNIEEGGSLTIIGTALIDTGSRMDEVIFEEFKGTGNSEIVLDRKLMEKRIFPTLDINKSGTRKEELLLSPADLVRITALRQVLHPFTPIDAMEFVLKHMRPTASNADFLGSMNR; this is translated from the coding sequence ATGCGCAAAGCCCGTACTTCGAGAGAGAAGGCCGCCGACGTCGCCGCACCCGTCGAGGCCGACGACAAGCCCCGTCGCAAGCGCGCGGCGGCGAAGACCACCGACAGGGAAGAGGAGAAGCCCACCCGCACCCGCCGCGCCCGCCGCGACGAGGACACTCCCGCGGAGGAGGCGGAGTCCGCGGAGGTGAGCGCCGAGGCGCCGCGTCCGGTGCTCACGCCCATCTCCCGCCCGGTGCGAGACGACGACCTCCAGGAGGCCCGTATCTCCGGCGGGGACGAGCAGCCCGCCGCCTCCCTGCCCCCCGCGCCGGAGGCGCCCGAGTCCCCCGCCATCACCGAGGTTCCCCGCGGCGACGGCGCGCCCATGCAGGTCATCAAGCTCAATGACCTGAAGCGGATGAAGATCACCGACCTGGCGAAGATGGCCCACGACGTGGGCATCGAGGGGTACCAGGGCCTGAAGAAGCAGGACCTCATCTTCGCGCTGCTGGGCGGCATCGCCGACAAGCGCTTCGAGGTCCACGCCGAGGGCGTGATGGAGCTGCTCAGCGACGGCTTCGGCTTCCTGCGCAGCGCGGACAGCGACTACCAGCCCAGCCCCGACGACATCTACGTCTCCCCGTCGCAGGTGCGCCGCTTCAACCTGCGGCCCGGCGACACGGTGACGGGCCCCATCCGCCAGCCCCGCGAGGGCGAGCGCTTCTTCGCGCTGCAGAAGGTGGACAAGGTCAACTTCGCGGACCCCATGTCGGACGCGGCGCGCGAGCGCATCCTGTTCGACAACCTCACGCCGCTGTATCCGACGCGCAAGCTCAAGCTGGAGCACGAGTCGTCGGAGATGACCACGCGCATCATCGACATGTTCTGCCCCATCGGCCTGGGCCAGCGCTGCCTCATCGTGGCGCCTCCCAAGGCCGGCAAGACGGTGCTCCTGCAGAACATCGCGCACGCCATCAGCCGCAACCACCCGGACGTCTACCTCATCGTGCTGCTGGTGGACGAGCGCCCGGAGGAAGTGACGGACATGGAGCGCAGCGTGCGCGGCGAGGTGGTCTCCTCCACCTTCGACGAGCCCGCCACGCGCCACGTGCAGGTGGCGGAGATGGTCATCGACAAGGCCAAGCGCCTGGTCGAACAGAAGTACGACGTCTGCATCCTGCTGGACTCCATCACCCGTCTGGCGCGCGCCTACAACACGGTGGTGCCCGCCTCTGGCAAGATTCTGTCCGGCGGCGTGGACGCCAACGCGCTGCACAAGCCCAAGCGCTTCTTCGGCGCCGCGCGCAACATCGAGGAGGGCGGCTCGCTGACCATCATCGGCACGGCGCTCATCGACACCGGCAGCCGCATGGACGAGGTCATCTTCGAGGAGTTCAAGGGCACCGGTAACTCGGAAATCGTCCTCGACCGCAAGCTGATGGAGAAGCGCATCTTCCCGACGCTGGACATCAACAAGTCCGGCACGCGCAAGGAGGAGCTGCTCCTGTCGCCCGCGGACCTGGTGCGCATCACCGCGCTGCGCCAGGTGCTCCACCCGTTCACGCCCATCGACGCCATGGAATTTGTGCTCAAGCACATGCGTCCGACGGCGTCGAACGCCGACTTCCTCGGCTCCATGAACCGGTAA
- a CDS encoding AI-2E family transporter: MSQPVDAPSPNPIVDRRKRLLVLAGLWLSVAAVLVVFRSVVMPFAGAALIAYLVQPLVARITRVKVAGRALPRWAAILLIYAGFFVGVYLFLVALVPQLYREMARISRDAVALANTLTPEHMQELAQRGETWLSDHGIPVALSNRALEGADAAGGGHFSLALDLEQLLGDAVKRASSLVQENLGDIVNVSRGIVASVAASIFTLFFVMMVAAFFSIDGQAIRRYFGTLVPPEYGDDARQLVERIDRSLSGVVRGQVTICVVNGALTFVGLLLFGVKFAFLLATIATFFSLIPIFGTILSSVPIVLIALADGFKKGVIILLWIIGIHAVEAYFLNPKIMGQAARIHPVIVAFSLIAGERLFGLVGALFAVPIAAILVACFDYARLKAQPRGAVLGGEGETTSLPDIQQPPAA, from the coding sequence ATGTCGCAGCCCGTGGACGCCCCGTCTCCGAATCCCATCGTCGACCGTCGCAAGCGCCTGCTCGTGCTGGCGGGACTGTGGCTGAGCGTGGCCGCGGTGCTCGTGGTCTTCCGCTCCGTGGTGATGCCCTTCGCGGGCGCGGCGCTCATCGCGTACCTGGTGCAGCCGTTGGTGGCGCGCATCACCCGCGTGAAGGTGGCGGGCCGCGCGCTGCCCCGCTGGGCGGCCATCCTGCTCATCTACGCGGGCTTCTTCGTCGGCGTGTACCTCTTCCTGGTCGCGCTCGTGCCCCAGCTCTACCGGGAGATGGCGCGCATCAGCCGCGACGCGGTGGCGCTGGCCAACACGCTCACGCCGGAGCACATGCAGGAGCTGGCGCAGCGGGGCGAGACGTGGCTGAGCGACCACGGCATCCCCGTGGCCCTCTCCAACCGGGCGCTGGAGGGCGCGGACGCGGCGGGCGGCGGCCACTTCAGCCTCGCGTTGGACCTGGAGCAGCTGCTGGGTGACGCCGTCAAGCGCGCCTCGTCCCTGGTGCAGGAGAACCTGGGCGACATCGTCAACGTGTCGCGCGGCATCGTCGCCTCCGTCGCCGCGAGCATCTTCACCCTCTTCTTCGTGATGATGGTGGCCGCGTTCTTCTCCATCGACGGGCAGGCCATCCGCCGCTACTTCGGCACGCTCGTCCCCCCGGAGTACGGCGACGACGCGCGCCAGCTCGTCGAGCGCATCGACCGCTCGCTGTCCGGCGTCGTGCGCGGTCAGGTCACCATCTGCGTCGTCAACGGCGCGCTGACGTTCGTGGGCCTCCTGCTGTTCGGCGTGAAGTTCGCCTTCCTGCTGGCCACCATCGCCACGTTCTTCAGCCTCATCCCCATCTTCGGCACCATCCTCAGCTCGGTGCCCATCGTCCTCATCGCGCTCGCGGACGGCTTCAAGAAGGGCGTCATCATCCTGCTGTGGATCATCGGCATCCACGCGGTGGAGGCGTACTTCCTCAACCCGAAGATCATGGGCCAGGCCGCGCGCATCCACCCCGTCATCGTCGCCTTCTCCCTCATCGCCGGGGAGCGGCTGTTCGGGCTGGTGGGCGCGCTGTTCGCCGTCCCCATCGCCGCCATCCTCGTGGCCTGCTTCGACTACGCGCGGCTCAAGGCGCAGCCGCGCGGCGCCGTGCTCGGCGGCGAAGGCGAGACGACCTCCCTGCCGGACATCCAGCAGCCACCGGCCGCCTGA